The Loxodonta africana isolate mLoxAfr1 chromosome 12, mLoxAfr1.hap2, whole genome shotgun sequence genome segment TTCAGCTAAAACAGTTTCTCAGGATCAGCTCAGGTTGGTGTCTTCAGGATAAAGCAGTACAGCTATGTAATCAGATTCTTTGGTCACTAGATTGTCAGGTAAAGTATTTGAAATCTTAGGCCTTTTAGCTATATGAAACTGGATAATCACTTGAGTCTAGATGCCAATGGTATGTTTGAAATGTACACAAGGATTGGTTTTGGCTCTACATTTTTAGATGATTGGTGGGTTACTTGTAGCCTACCTCCCCCCGCTACTGGTGATAACGCGCTTGAGATACATCCAGCTGGCCTTGTACTAGAGGGTCCATTGGCTGCCTCAGTGGGGGAGCCTAAGGCAATAGACACTTTGCTGTTGCACTTACCCAGATGTGCCGGTGGAAGTGCTGATCCGTCCACCAGAAAGGACCCAGTTTTCTTAGACTCACGGGCTGCCAGAACCCAACTCAGCCCTCCTCCGCTGCCACTGATGTGTGCTGTGGCCTGGAGAGCAGGTCGGGAGGGACCTGCAACCCTCTTTGGCTGGGGATGCCCCCTTTTCCCCACTGCATCTCATAGGGAAAGAACAGTCCACCCATTCCTTTTGGGTCTCAGTTCTCCATAAACTCTAAtgtagagttttgtttttttttttaaataaaaaaagaacctgCTTCTAGAACGAGAAAGGACTTAATCAAATGAGTACAACAAGGTAGGTGTTCAGGACTCTGTATGTGAAAATCCAGCTACTTCTGGACCACTGCAGCAGGCAGGTGGGAAGGAAGTGGAGGCTGCTGCCTGCAGCTTCTGCCAGCACTGCCCAAATGACCAACAACTCCAGCCCAGATGTGTATAGGGCATCATTGTCCAGTTGTTGGGTCTGGGAGGGGCTGTCAAATATGGTGAGCAGAGGATGACTTCACTTCCATATTCCCCACTGGACATCCTCCCTATGGCCTCACTTTGGGTGATGGTGGCTGAAAAACTTAAATGGTATTGACATGGGTGCCAATGTTGGTTCAGTGGACATTGTATCACCCCCTCCCACAAGCCATCTCCTGGTGCTCCTACTGGGGGGAGATCATGGGGTGGTATGAACCATGGAGCTGAGCTATATGGTGTTTCCACACTGCTGTCAGATGTGAGAGAAGCAGGGGGGGAGGAGGCGGTGCAGGGGGTGCAAATCTCAGAGTGGCACCTTCCAGACAGTGTTGTAAGGAAATAGACACATTGCCATGATGCTTAACGCTATGAAGGGAAGATGCTAGAAGCAGCAGTGTGAAATCAAGGCTGTAATCCATTCAGAGACAGTGGTCAGGGGTAATGCCCATTCTGTGTGCTAGCTCTCCATAGACCTGTGGCGAAGACCCCACCCCCAGGAGTGCTCCCTCTGAGGCTACTTCATGTTATGGGCTGAGGTTCCTGGGTGTCTTGCTctttattttcctcttcttttcaaTCCCTTTACCCTTTACACTGTATCTAACTCCAAGAAATTTAATTTTTGAATCACAACTCCAAGACCTCTTGTTTGAAGGGTAGTTTCAATTTATTAACAAACCAGAGAAAACAGCACAAAATGACCATGAAATCCAAGAAAGATGGATAGGGATTCATTCTGCCTGACCCTCTTATGTATACCAGAATAGACCATCCCTCTGCCTCACAGTGGTGCCTCTGAGAAGAGGGATGATCAGTCTTACAGCAAGGGCACAGGGCTTTTCTGCTTTTGTGTTATAGGGGGATTCCCCTGCCTCCTCATGCCCCCATGAGAAGTTTCCCTCTGCAGGATCATAAACCTGCACATCCAAGACCTATAAAACAGGGCTCTTGAAAAACATCCTCCCAGTTTGCAACTTTTTCACACCTTTGgataattcatttttcttttgtttgaaaCAGCACATTTAGAGACAGATTGCAGATCCAGCCCTTTAGACACTATTGTTCTTCTCTGCTGCATAATAGACTAGATACAGGTTTATTCATCTCACACTTAGAAAATAGTAAGACCACACATTAGAGTTTTCAAAGCATGAAATATGTAATCTGACCCTCgcaacagccctgtgaggtaggcaGGGCAGACATCCTGATTCCAGAATCCAGAGGAGAGGGCTGTAACTGGGGGAGCTGAGTCCTCTGACTCCTGGTCCAGGGCTTCTTCCACTCCACAAGATGAGCTGATGAACTGACTTCACCATAAAGAACAGAGCAGCATCTCTGCTTAAAATAGATTAAATGTCCTTTGAGCTTGCAAACAAAGGGGATTTTAAGTACAGACTTCATCAGGAAGCTCAGGTGATAAACACACCTGACCTCAGTTCAGTATCAGAGGGATGAATAGGACAGAAAGAACACTGACATCTTTCACAAGggtttcttcttgttttcttgATTCTTACCTGGACCACAGTGGTGCTGTAACTTAAAAGCAGCAAAGTTCAGGAAGTGGGAAGGCATTCAAAGGACTTTCTCCTCTAGCAATTTATTGACTCCCTCACAGATCCTCTTGAGGTTGGGCCTACAGTCTCCATCCAGGctatagagggtggagaggaactCCACATCAGCAAAGTGGTTGAAGACATGGTTGATGCGCCTGTGGGTCCTGGGCGTCAGGTGTCGCTGCACCATTTCATGCACCAGGTTCTTGCACTCGTGCAGAAGCTTGGAAAGCACGTTCCTATCAAAGGTATACTCCACCTCGTAGAAGCTGACGACAGTCATGGCAATCTGGTTCAGCTTCTTCCTGAACTTCTCCACAATAACAACCTCCTCCGGGCTGAACTGGTTGTTTCGGTAGAGGATCCCAATTTTGATCGCCACCTTGATTAAGTCTTTCATGATCTTGTGGGCTTCCTTCTTGTTGTGGGTGTGCTCTTTGGTAACTTTGTAGAGCTCATCAAAGATCTCACTGCTGGTGTCATCAATCAACATGTTGGCCATGGTTTTGCTGGCTATTTTGCTCAGAATCTTCTTCTGGGCTTGAAGGGCCAGGCTCTTTGAACTAAAAACATCGGGACCTATggtaaggaaagaaataaaaattatagaaatagaACTGTTGTATTATGTTTTCAGCAAATGAAACATTAACTTGAACTTCATAAGGAAACACGTGTGCCTTCATATCCTACAACTCTCTAACTAAACCCCACCCCAGTGTCTTCGCTACATGCCACACCTGTTTCCACTTCTGAACCTTCTAAACTGTGCTTTTGCTCTTCGCTCTGCTGGCGATGGAAGTGGTCTCCTCTTGTCCAGGCCAAATCTCACCTCTTTAGACCCACTTAATTGGGTGGGTCTGGAATGCATGAAGCAATCCTGACTCTACTAGCTCACAGAGAAATCCCTACAACTGCTATGGCATTGGAAACAATTCAGTTTTGCAAATTATACAGGAGCAGATTATTGCTGAATGGCAAGAATGAAGGACTAATGCCAACCGTACTCCCTTAGCAGACATTTTTGACTGAGTCATAGCATTCGTATAGTCTAAGATGTATGTTTTCACTTTTGACATTTTGGAAACTGGAATGTGTCTTACAATCATTGTTGCCAGGTAGCAGCTGTGCTGTGCTGTTGTAACCTGTATGCACATCAATTTGGAGAACAGGTAACAGAGATATGGGAGAAAAGCCAGGAAAAAACCGTGGAGCACTCTTGTCAGAAATGTTGCCTCACTAGCACTCCTGGTGACACAGAGAATGGCACTATGTGGAAAACACAGACTCAAAGACTCCCAGTAAAAAATGTTTCAGAAGAGTTGGACTCTGAATGTAAAGAAGCCTTAGGAAAACTGTAGCCAATTTCTTTCACTGATGTTTTTCTCTTTGGGAATGAACGAGAGCAatatgctttaaaaaacaaaaactatgtcTATGTTTAAAACAGCTCTTTTggtaagtataaaataaaaattctaataaGAAAGCAATAGTCCAAAACTTAAttgacaacattttttttttctttcttaaccaGGTGCCATAAAGTCagctccaacccatggcgaccccatgtgtgtcacagaagAACTGCAATcaaaagggttttcaatggcagattttttggaagtgggtctccaggattttcttccaaggtgcctctgggtggacttgacctgccaactgtttggttagaagccaagtgcgttaactgtttgcatcacccagggactcctttttctttcttaagaACATATAAAACAATGGCATCTTACAACCAGTGGCATCTTAAATACTCCATGGGGTCACTGACTGGCTGGAGTTGGCATCTGAGTTGAAACCCATAGCCAGCCTGGACTTCAGTACGTAAACTTAATTATTCTTATCTTTTCAAGGAGATTCAAGTTGCCTGAGGACAGGCACAATGTCTCCCACAGCACCTAGCTCAGTTCTGGGCACAGGGATGGAATGGTATCTGTGAGTTATACCAGAGATATGTTTCAAATTATAAAGCAGTAAAATGTAGTGCACACAGAATCCATACTGAGAAAATTCAATTTTCCTTAGAATTGAGGGTCCTCTAGGATCTCACAGAACTCCGGCATCGGTTACAGCCCCAGTCAGTGCTCTGTGGCCACACAGAAGTGGCAGATGTGATAGGCAGTTAGCATGGACAGACAGATGGCCAGTCATGCCAGCTTCTGCTCTTCTTGGTCTGGCCCCTCCCCTCATGGTATCCCACCTCTCTGCCCATCCCAGACCCATTCCCTCTGTGGGCAGTGATTAATCACTGGATGCTCAGGCCTCGCAGACAGATTCAGTAAACACTCAAACAATTTAAACACAGGCCTGGCACTCCTTCCATGTGTCTGTCCCCTCACAGGCCCAGCAGAGCCACCCCAGCTGTGGGGCTTCCCAAGTCAGCAACTTCTCCTGCTCTAGGGCCTCTTCTGACTACTCCTTCCTAAAGGGCGTGGTCTGGAGTAGAGTGGCTGCAGTGGGATCAGCAGAACTGAAGCAGTGGATGCCATAGGCCCCAACTACCCCAGAAAGCACTCTCTCCAAAGTTAGAGCTCACAGAATCTCCAAGCATCCTCCCAGCCAGGTGACACTGGCATGGCTGGGATTTTCCCTTTAGCTTCAGTGCAAAGAGAACAAACACTTACCATGTACAACATACAAGGAACCAATGGTATCTCCTGTCAAGTCTTTACCATGAAAACGCTTCAATGTCCTGACTGACACACTTCCAGAGTGTGAGACAGATATTACTGCCCAATTTAATCACTGACCACGGTCACCAGACCTTGGTACGAATGACCTTTGCTCCAAAAAAGTTAAATTTGCCCTCCAAAGACAAATACTTGCAAGCATAAAGGATGTTCAAAGATTGTGCTGTATGCTTTGAAGCCAATTCCAAGGCAGAAGCTTAAAGATTTCTGAATATTGGCTGCGTCACTGATATAACTGTGCGCTTTCTCCAGCAGTTGTTTGGATGGGTGCAATGCAATTGAGATGAATCAAAAAATGAGTCATTTCTTTGTTGTCACAGTTCctaaaaacagagaataaagTATGTTTAAAGGCTCTCTAGAAAGGCAGCAAACATGCCTTTACACAGGAGCAATGGAtctgctgggtggtgcaaatggttaatgcgcttggctctaactgaatggttggaggttcaagtctacccagaggtgcttcagaagaaaggcctggtgatctacatccaaaaaatcagccaccgaaaaccctatgaagcagttctattctgacacacattggtcacctcgagtcagaatggacttgatggctaCTGCCAGTGGTTATTCTACTTCACCCACAGAACTTTaacctattattatttttaatattgtggtgaaaatatacatgaaaAAACACATGCCGACTCAACAGTTTGTACATGtacaaattcagtgacattgttactTTCTTTAAATTGTACAGTCAGTCTCcctttttccaaattgttctattaccattaacataaactcaatgcccctaaGCAAGAACTcctctttccccctttctcttactcctggtaaccactgataatgtttggtttctatatatttgcttatttcatataagtgacatcatacaatatttgtctttttgcgacTGATTTATTTAACTCGacatatgttttcaaggttcatccacgctgcggcatgcatcaagacttcatttctctttacggctgagtaatattccattgtatgcatatgctacattttgtttatccattcatcagttgatagacatttcGGTTGCTTTcacctttgggctattgtgaaaagtgctgcaatgaacattggtgtacaggtttctgtttgttcctgctttcacttctgggtgtacacctaggattgggattgctgggtcaaatggtagttctat includes the following:
- the TNFAIP8L3 gene encoding tumor necrosis factor alpha-induced protein 8-like protein 3 — its product is MAGGEVSHQTKTKKSFLKSIPALRVGFAHTEGKGHDPAAPTLCRAQLVQDARREKRHRPGVFNSSLQHAGRQTLGLLPGRASLPSFRLSASAPHPPPSTRLALRHRPAGAGSGARGAEASTAPCAPPSQGRPASRTQRTAELKLGRQAAEDARPARSMDSDSGEQSEGEPVTASGPDVFSSKSLALQAQKKILSKIASKTMANMLIDDTSSEIFDELYKVTKEHTHNKKEAHKIMKDLIKVAIKIGILYRNNQFSPEEVVIVEKFRKKLNQIAMTVVSFYEVEYTFDRNVLSKLLHECKNLVHEMVQRHLTPRTHRRINHVFNHFADVEFLSTLYSLDGDCRPNLKRICEGVNKLLEEKVL